One genomic region from Planifilum fimeticola encodes:
- the larE gene encoding ATP-dependent sacrificial sulfur transferase LarE codes for MDLQEKNRRLGEILREMGKVLVAFSGGIDSTFVLARARQELGDNVLAVTAASETFPRRELRQAEELARRLGVRHEVIRIEELSRPEFVANHPDRCYHCKAGLYLQLVQLAKERGIRWVLDGANMDDLGDFRPGRRAAKEFGIRSVLQEAGLYKRELRQLARGMGLPNWDKPSFACLSSRIPYGSPITLEKVKQLDRGEEALHRLGFRQVRIRHHGAIARIEVPREDFARVLDRADHIAEVLKRLGFTYVTLDLQGYRSGSMNETLKGAL; via the coding sequence ATGGATTTACAAGAAAAAAACCGCCGGTTGGGTGAAATCCTGCGGGAGATGGGGAAGGTGCTCGTCGCCTTTTCCGGAGGCATCGACTCCACCTTTGTGCTGGCGAGGGCGAGACAGGAGTTGGGGGACAACGTGCTGGCGGTCACGGCCGCCTCGGAGACCTTTCCCCGGCGGGAGCTGAGGCAAGCGGAGGAATTGGCCCGGCGGCTCGGGGTGCGGCACGAAGTGATCCGGATTGAGGAACTTTCGCGGCCCGAATTCGTGGCCAACCATCCGGACCGCTGCTATCATTGCAAGGCCGGCCTGTATCTTCAATTGGTGCAATTGGCCAAAGAACGGGGCATCCGGTGGGTGCTGGACGGTGCCAATATGGACGACCTCGGCGATTTCCGCCCGGGAAGGCGGGCCGCGAAGGAGTTCGGGATTCGCAGCGTGCTGCAGGAGGCGGGTTTGTACAAGAGGGAGCTCAGGCAATTGGCGCGGGGGATGGGTTTGCCTAACTGGGACAAGCCCTCCTTCGCCTGTCTCTCCTCCCGGATCCCCTACGGCAGCCCCATCACCCTGGAGAAGGTGAAGCAGCTGGACAGAGGGGAGGAGGCGCTGCACCGGCTGGGATTTCGTCAAGTGCGGATCCGGCACCACGGTGCGATTGCGAGGATTGAGGTGCCCAGGGAGGATTTTGCCCGGGTGCTGGACCGGGCCGATCACATCGCGGAAGTTTTGAAGCGCCTGGGGTTCACGTATGTCACGCTGGACCTGCAGGGATACCGGAGCGGATCGATGAACGAAACCCTGAAAGGCGCACTGTAG
- the larB gene encoding nickel pincer cofactor biosynthesis protein LarB, whose protein sequence is MKEFEDIGFCKVDLGREARTGHPEVIFGQGKTVRQVREVFRRLMKAHGRAMATRATPEMADAVKADFPEASYDPVSRLLNCGRAPRRLPGKVLVLCAGTSDIPVAEEAAGTAEWMGCRVERIYDVGVAGIDRLLAYREALRQAGVLIVVAGMEGALPSVVGGLVSRPVIAVPTSVGYGAHFQGLAALLSMLTSCASGVTVVNIDNGFGAGCAAAKIQQLVMEAREGEDLVP, encoded by the coding sequence ATGAAAGAATTTGAGGACATCGGGTTTTGCAAAGTGGATCTCGGCCGGGAAGCGAGAACCGGCCACCCGGAGGTGATTTTCGGACAGGGGAAGACGGTGCGACAGGTGCGGGAGGTTTTCAGGCGGCTGATGAAGGCCCACGGACGGGCGATGGCCACCCGGGCGACGCCGGAGATGGCGGATGCGGTGAAGGCCGACTTTCCGGAAGCGTCTTACGATCCGGTGTCCCGGCTCCTTAATTGCGGGCGGGCGCCCCGCCGCCTTCCGGGGAAGGTGCTCGTCTTGTGCGCGGGCACGTCCGACATCCCTGTCGCGGAGGAAGCGGCGGGAACCGCCGAGTGGATGGGATGCCGGGTGGAGCGGATCTACGACGTCGGAGTGGCCGGCATCGACCGCCTGCTCGCCTATCGGGAAGCACTGAGGCAAGCCGGCGTGCTGATCGTGGTGGCGGGGATGGAGGGGGCCCTGCCCAGCGTCGTCGGCGGGTTGGTGAGCCGGCCGGTGATCGCCGTGCCCACATCGGTGGGATACGGGGCCCATTTTCAGGGGTTGGCCGCGCTGTTGTCGATGCTGACCTCCTGCGCGTCGGGAGTGACGGTGGTGAACATCGACAACGGATTCGGGGCGGGCTGTGCGGCGGCGAAGATTCAACAACTGGTGATGGAGGCGCGTGAAGGTGAAGACCTTGTACCTTGA
- the larC gene encoding nickel pincer cofactor biosynthesis protein LarC — translation MKTLYLDCISGISGDMTLAALIDLGADLAYIEKHLRELPIDPFEMWTETVVKRGITARKLRLRVEKPRRGHHHRRAADILAMIDKSGLPPRVKRRSRAIFQAIAEAEGKIHGTGPEEVHFHEVGAMDSILDIVGVCLAMENLAIEEVYASPVPTGYGKVRMAHGLYPIPAPATADLLVGVPLSDWNAEGELTTPTGAAILKTLVKGFGPLRSMTIQRIGYGAGEKDFDHPNVLRAMLVRKTHECGERRNPAFSEAVDASGESEEAIAVLEAQLDDITGEALGYAMDRLFASGALDVFYTPVYMKKNRPGTLLTVLTLPESADRCERILLLETSTLGVRRAMWTRRKLKRRVVSVETPYGPVRLKQAFLGENLIRHLPEYEDVAEAARRAGVPFYQVYQAALHSHPDGEK, via the coding sequence GTGAAGACCTTGTACCTTGATTGCATCTCCGGCATTTCCGGTGATATGACCCTGGCCGCCCTGATCGATCTCGGCGCGGATCTCGCCTACATCGAAAAGCACCTCAGGGAGCTGCCCATCGATCCCTTTGAAATGTGGACGGAGACGGTGGTGAAGCGGGGAATTACCGCCCGGAAACTGCGGCTTCGCGTGGAGAAGCCCCGCCGGGGTCATCATCACCGCCGTGCGGCGGACATTCTCGCCATGATCGACAAGAGCGGATTGCCGCCGAGGGTGAAGCGCCGCAGCCGCGCCATCTTTCAGGCGATCGCGGAAGCGGAGGGCAAGATACACGGGACCGGGCCGGAGGAGGTTCATTTCCACGAGGTGGGCGCCATGGATTCGATCCTCGACATCGTCGGGGTGTGCCTCGCCATGGAGAACCTCGCCATCGAGGAGGTGTACGCCTCCCCGGTGCCGACGGGATACGGGAAAGTGCGGATGGCCCACGGGTTGTACCCGATTCCCGCTCCGGCCACCGCCGACCTGCTGGTCGGCGTTCCCCTGTCCGATTGGAACGCGGAAGGGGAATTGACCACGCCGACGGGGGCGGCCATCCTGAAAACGCTGGTGAAAGGGTTCGGCCCCCTTCGGTCGATGACCATCCAGAGAATCGGCTACGGTGCCGGGGAGAAGGATTTTGATCACCCCAATGTGTTGCGGGCGATGCTGGTGCGAAAGACGCATGAATGCGGGGAGCGGCGGAATCCCGCTTTTTCGGAGGCCGTCGACGCTTCCGGGGAGAGCGAAGAGGCGATCGCGGTCCTGGAAGCCCAACTGGATGACATCACCGGAGAAGCGTTGGGATATGCCATGGACAGGCTGTTTGCCTCCGGGGCGTTGGATGTGTTTTACACGCCCGTCTACATGAAAAAGAACCGACCGGGCACGCTCCTGACGGTTCTGACGCTCCCCGAATCCGCCGACCGCTGCGAGCGGATACTGCTCTTGGAAACCTCCACCCTGGGAGTGCGAAGAGCGATGTGGACGCGCCGCAAACTGAAGAGGCGGGTGGTGAGCGTGGAGACGCCTTACGGTCCCGTCCGCCTGAAGCAGGCTTTTCTTGGGGAGAACCTGATCCGGCATCTGCCGGAGTATGAGGATGTGGCGGAAGCCGCCCGTCGCGCCGGCGTTCCCTTTTACCAGGTGTATCAGGCGGCACTGCATTCGCATCCAGACGGGGAGAAGTGA
- a CDS encoding M14 family metallopeptidase, giving the protein MIRSRKGFAVVAAMLLVAALALPAVHAAPDTPYYGKEFSQPEKVLKLFPDPDVRFETPAFTSGLERFTSQEEMVQFLRKLDRSSPWTVMKSLGRSQEGREMPVLFFKRGSGKGKPTVWLQGQIHGNEPAAGEAMLVMAQKLAGEYGRKLLKHINVVLVPRVNPDGSYAFERRMANGMDGNRDHLKFDTPEARAIHSLYNQVQPEVVIDAHEYNPDPALLKDVGKEGALKYHDLLILSGKNLNIPEEIRDFADGVMVKEAKARLAKQGFSSGDYYTAAKRDGQLEITEGGPEPRIGRNSFALKPALSFLVETRGIGIGRENFLRRVAAQVTTHQSLLETAASRADRIHRLVDGARKEIVGKGKRVGDDDEVIVTSKAKEYPATLPVVDIAEAKVKEIPVRYFSHTEGEADLTRERPLAYLLKPEQTDAVRRLKYAGVKVNRLKKAAKLTVESYFVTGKETQDSPYEGHPQHQVTTKVVEKTVVLPKGSWIIPMDQPTANLAALAMEPESTDSYVTFGFIPSEAGEELPIYRYMGGGSLR; this is encoded by the coding sequence ATGATTCGGTCAAGGAAGGGATTTGCCGTTGTAGCTGCGATGTTGTTGGTGGCGGCGTTGGCGCTTCCAGCCGTGCACGCTGCGCCGGACACGCCCTATTACGGGAAAGAGTTTTCCCAGCCGGAGAAGGTGCTTAAGCTTTTTCCCGATCCGGACGTGCGGTTTGAAACGCCCGCCTTCACTTCCGGCCTGGAGCGTTTCACCAGCCAGGAGGAAATGGTCCAATTCCTGCGAAAGCTGGATCGGAGCAGTCCCTGGACCGTCATGAAATCCCTCGGGCGCTCCCAGGAGGGACGGGAGATGCCGGTCCTCTTTTTCAAAAGGGGGAGCGGAAAGGGGAAACCCACCGTCTGGCTGCAGGGGCAGATCCACGGCAACGAGCCGGCCGCCGGGGAAGCGATGCTGGTGATGGCACAAAAATTGGCCGGGGAATACGGGAGGAAACTGCTGAAGCACATCAATGTGGTGCTGGTACCCCGGGTCAATCCGGATGGCTCCTATGCCTTCGAGCGCAGGATGGCCAACGGAATGGACGGCAACCGGGACCATTTGAAGTTTGACACGCCGGAGGCGCGGGCGATCCACTCCCTCTACAATCAAGTGCAGCCGGAAGTGGTGATCGATGCCCACGAATACAATCCGGACCCGGCGCTGCTGAAGGATGTGGGGAAGGAAGGGGCCCTGAAGTATCACGATCTGCTGATCCTCTCCGGGAAAAACCTGAACATTCCCGAGGAGATTCGCGATTTTGCCGACGGCGTGATGGTGAAGGAGGCCAAAGCTCGCCTGGCGAAACAGGGTTTTTCCAGCGGTGACTATTACACGGCCGCCAAGAGGGACGGGCAATTGGAAATCACCGAAGGGGGTCCGGAACCCCGCATCGGGCGCAACAGCTTTGCGCTGAAACCCGCCCTCTCTTTCCTGGTGGAGACCCGGGGCATCGGCATCGGGCGGGAGAATTTCCTGCGCCGCGTGGCCGCTCAGGTGACGACCCATCAGAGTCTGCTGGAGACCGCCGCTTCCCGTGCGGACCGGATCCACCGGCTGGTTGACGGGGCCCGGAAGGAGATCGTCGGGAAAGGGAAAAGGGTCGGGGACGACGATGAAGTGATCGTCACCAGCAAGGCGAAGGAATATCCCGCAACCCTGCCGGTGGTGGATATCGCCGAGGCGAAGGTGAAGGAGATCCCCGTCCGCTACTTCAGCCACACCGAAGGGGAAGCGGACCTCACCCGGGAACGGCCCCTGGCCTACCTGCTGAAGCCGGAGCAGACGGACGCGGTCCGGCGGCTGAAATACGCCGGCGTGAAGGTGAATCGGCTGAAGAAGGCCGCCAAGCTGACGGTGGAAAGCTATTTCGTCACCGGGAAGGAGACGCAGGACAGCCCCTATGAGGGCCATCCGCAACATCAAGTGACGACGAAGGTCGTCGAGAAGACCGTGGTCCTGCCGAAGGGAAGCTGGATCATCCCCATGGACCAGCCGACCGCCAATCTGGCCGCCCTCGCCATGGAACCCGAATCGACGGACAGCTATGTCACCTTCGGTTTCATCCCTTCCGAGGCCGGAGAGGAGCTGCCGATTTACCGGTACATGGGGGGAGGAAGCCTGCGGTAA
- a CDS encoding Gfo/Idh/MocA family protein has protein sequence MGSIKVGIIGTGFSARSHLEALRRLNRVEVVAIASSSQERAEQVAKEFGIPKAYGDARQLIHDPEVEAVHNCTPNHLHFPINREVLSTGKHLLSEKPLALNSQESRQLMEWARKSEGVSGVCFNYRHYPMVAEARAAISGGEYGRVYLVQGGYLQDWLLYNTDYNWRLEPEQSGSTRAIADIGSHWCDTVQHVLGRRIVEVFADLKTVHPVRYKPKGPVTTFAKSEDGDREEIPIHTEDCGIVLVHFEGGIQGVFTVSQVSAGRKNRLYFEISAEKASLAWDQEEPNRLWIGKREEANRELLRDPSILSEPAASMAHYPGGHQEGWPDGLKNLLIDFYEEVRRKKEGGEAASGGKTPSFATFEDGHRIMVLIEAVLESHRTKRWVGVEE, from the coding sequence TTGGGAAGCATCAAAGTGGGGATTATCGGGACGGGTTTTTCGGCCAGGTCCCATCTGGAGGCGTTGAGGCGGCTGAACCGGGTGGAAGTGGTGGCGATCGCCTCAAGCAGTCAGGAAAGGGCGGAACAGGTGGCGAAGGAATTCGGCATTCCCAAGGCGTACGGGGATGCCCGTCAGCTGATCCACGATCCGGAGGTGGAAGCGGTTCACAACTGCACTCCCAATCACCTTCATTTTCCGATCAACCGCGAGGTGTTGTCGACGGGCAAACACCTCCTGTCGGAAAAACCCCTGGCGCTGAACAGTCAGGAATCCCGACAGCTGATGGAATGGGCGCGGAAGAGCGAGGGGGTGAGCGGCGTCTGTTTTAACTACCGCCATTATCCGATGGTGGCCGAGGCTCGGGCCGCAATCTCCGGGGGTGAGTACGGCAGGGTTTATCTGGTTCAGGGGGGGTACCTGCAGGATTGGCTGCTTTACAACACGGATTATAACTGGCGTCTCGAACCGGAGCAGAGCGGAAGCACCCGCGCCATCGCCGACATCGGATCCCACTGGTGCGATACGGTTCAGCATGTGCTGGGGCGCCGGATCGTGGAGGTGTTCGCCGATCTAAAGACGGTGCATCCCGTCCGTTACAAGCCGAAGGGGCCGGTGACCACCTTTGCGAAAAGCGAGGATGGGGACCGGGAGGAGATCCCGATCCACACCGAGGATTGCGGTATCGTTCTGGTCCATTTTGAAGGAGGAATCCAGGGGGTGTTCACCGTGTCCCAGGTGAGCGCCGGCAGAAAAAACCGCCTCTACTTCGAGATCTCCGCCGAAAAAGCGAGTTTGGCCTGGGACCAGGAGGAGCCGAACCGCTTGTGGATCGGAAAGCGGGAGGAGGCCAACCGGGAGCTGCTCAGGGATCCGTCGATTCTTTCGGAGCCGGCCGCGTCGATGGCCCATTACCCCGGAGGGCATCAGGAGGGGTGGCCGGACGGCTTGAAGAATCTGCTGATCGATTTCTACGAAGAAGTGAGAAGGAAGAAAGAGGGTGGGGAAGCGGCAAGCGGCGGAAAAACCCCGTCCTTTGCCACCTTTGAAGACGGCCACCGGATCATGGTGTTGATCGAGGCCGTTCTGGAAAGCCATCGGACGAAGAGATGGGTGGGGGTGGAAGAGTAG
- a CDS encoding AbrB family transcriptional regulator, translated as MTAIRRLLFTGTVAAIGGVSFFLLGLPLPFLLGAMSATALLQTLRSDPLPAPQSVTQFAQSLIGVSIGCSFSLSFYQSLIGLAVPLIVYLLSVMVLGLVSGILLFKLSDLDGMTALFCCVPGGASEMISYSEAYGADSRIVATYHTARIVLIIVSMTFLAPWLAGSPSAGSTAGGAGNSLDLFAFWTPVLLVIGTLAWWLSTRIRFRAASFLLAVLLGVIGNGVLFHLDKAPLTFTMIGQMLLGISVGSKFDRATWIRIVRLGKTMMLVMMFTLLISLGIGYLFYRVTSAGLVTSLLATIPGGAAEMATIALTLGCDVTLVAAIQMIRLFTMFMVAPGMTIWLGRRLAARETEGKG; from the coding sequence ATGACAGCCATAAGACGTCTCTTGTTCACAGGAACAGTTGCCGCCATCGGCGGGGTTTCCTTTTTTTTGTTGGGCCTTCCCCTCCCGTTTCTCCTGGGGGCCATGTCGGCGACGGCACTCCTGCAGACGCTCCGTTCCGACCCCTTGCCCGCTCCGCAAAGCGTCACCCAATTTGCTCAGTCGTTGATCGGCGTGAGTATCGGCTGTTCCTTTTCCCTCTCTTTTTATCAGTCGCTGATCGGGCTGGCGGTTCCGCTGATCGTTTATCTCCTGTCGGTCATGGTTCTGGGGCTTGTTTCGGGTATTTTGCTTTTCAAACTGTCCGATTTGGACGGAATGACCGCCCTCTTTTGCTGCGTTCCCGGAGGGGCCTCCGAGATGATCAGTTACTCGGAAGCTTACGGGGCGGATTCCCGGATCGTCGCCACCTACCATACGGCGCGGATCGTGCTCATCATCGTCTCCATGACGTTTTTGGCCCCCTGGCTGGCGGGAAGCCCGAGCGCCGGATCCACCGCCGGCGGAGCGGGAAACTCCCTCGATCTTTTCGCTTTCTGGACGCCGGTGTTGCTGGTGATCGGGACGCTCGCCTGGTGGCTGTCTACCCGGATCCGGTTCCGCGCCGCTTCCTTTTTGCTGGCCGTTTTGCTGGGCGTTATCGGCAATGGAGTGTTGTTTCATTTGGACAAGGCACCGCTGACGTTTACCATGATCGGCCAGATGCTCCTGGGCATCTCGGTCGGATCGAAGTTCGACCGCGCCACCTGGATCCGGATCGTCCGGTTGGGGAAGACGATGATGCTCGTCATGATGTTTACGCTGTTGATTTCCCTGGGCATCGGCTATCTGTTTTACCGGGTCACTTCCGCCGGTTTGGTGACCAGCCTGTTGGCCACCATCCCCGGCGGCGCAGCGGAGATGGCCACCATCGCGCTCACCCTCGGCTGTGACGTGACCTTGGTTGCCGCCATCCAAATGATCCGGCTCTTCACCATGTTTATGGTGGCGCCGGGGATGACGATCTGGCTGGGGAGGCGCCTCGCCGCCAGGGAGACGGAAGGGAAAGGCTGA
- a CDS encoding hemerythrin domain-containing protein, with product MAKYQPKLDLTDWKRTSAQEVDKIMAIVAPELHSFIEEHASLSRLMDRVREGYDSEIYREALNQIGHELEHHFLFEEKYILSRLENHIPETEVGPIAKLKSEHDVIRKHHREALAMFEGHDPENPSQELIQKMGLLAYLLKKHIEKEDHYLFPLFSVILTEDEKRAIARDVNRPV from the coding sequence ATGGCAAAATATCAACCCAAACTGGATCTTACGGATTGGAAGCGGACGAGCGCGCAGGAAGTGGACAAAATCATGGCGATCGTCGCTCCCGAGTTGCATTCCTTCATCGAAGAGCACGCCTCGCTGAGCCGATTGATGGACCGGGTCCGGGAGGGTTACGACTCCGAAATCTACCGGGAGGCTTTGAATCAAATCGGTCACGAGTTGGAACATCACTTTCTTTTTGAAGAAAAGTACATTCTCTCCCGGCTCGAAAACCACATTCCGGAGACGGAAGTGGGACCCATCGCCAAATTAAAAAGCGAACACGACGTCATCCGGAAACATCACAGGGAGGCGTTGGCCATGTTTGAAGGCCACGATCCCGAAAACCCCTCCCAGGAACTGATTCAGAAAATGGGGCTGCTTGCCTACCTGCTGAAAAAACACATCGAAAAGGAAGACCACTACCTGTTTCCCCTGTTCAGCGTAATTTTGACCGAGGATGAGAAGAGGGCGATCGCCAGAGACGTCAATCGGCCGGTGTAA
- a CDS encoding oxidoreductase, with amino-acid sequence MTIQVGLIGYGMSGAVFHAPLIRHVEGLKLAAVVSSKPEKVLGENPGVEVLSSPEELLARKDISLIVITTPNTLHYPLAKAAIDAGKHVVVEKPFTVTSGEAEELIDLARKRGVLLSVYHNRRWDGDFLTVRRLVESGCLGDLALYEAHYDRYRPKVRDRWREWDLPGSGTLYDLGSHLIDQALVLFGPPRTVWADLGAQRPGAKAVDYFHLVLDYGSLKAILHSGSLVRRPGPRFQLHGEKGSFIKYGMDPQEDQLKQGASPGDPGYGREREEDHGEITVNLNGLTVRGRVETLPGNYASYYEAVVEAISSNRPVPVPPEEARDVIRVIECAIRSDREKRAVAFGRSK; translated from the coding sequence ATGACCATTCAGGTGGGCCTGATCGGCTACGGCATGTCCGGCGCGGTGTTTCATGCTCCGCTGATCCGGCATGTGGAGGGTTTGAAATTGGCGGCGGTCGTCTCGAGCAAGCCCGAAAAGGTGCTGGGGGAAAATCCGGGGGTGGAGGTGCTCTCCTCCCCGGAGGAGTTGCTCGCCCGAAAGGATATCTCCCTCATCGTCATCACGACACCCAATACCCTCCATTACCCTTTGGCCAAGGCGGCCATTGACGCCGGCAAGCACGTGGTCGTCGAGAAACCCTTTACGGTCACCTCCGGAGAGGCGGAGGAGCTGATCGACCTGGCCCGGAAACGGGGGGTTTTGCTCAGCGTGTACCACAACCGGCGGTGGGACGGTGATTTTCTCACCGTGCGCCGCCTGGTGGAATCCGGTTGCCTGGGTGATCTCGCCCTGTACGAAGCCCACTATGACCGCTATCGCCCGAAAGTCCGCGACCGCTGGCGGGAATGGGATCTGCCGGGATCGGGGACCCTGTACGACCTGGGCTCCCACCTGATCGACCAGGCTCTGGTGTTGTTCGGCCCGCCCCGGACGGTCTGGGCGGATTTGGGGGCTCAGCGGCCCGGGGCGAAGGCCGTCGACTATTTTCATCTGGTGTTGGACTACGGGTCTCTGAAAGCGATCCTGCATTCCGGTTCGCTGGTGCGCAGGCCGGGGCCGCGCTTTCAGCTGCACGGGGAAAAGGGGAGTTTTATCAAATACGGGATGGATCCCCAGGAGGATCAGCTGAAACAGGGCGCATCTCCCGGGGATCCGGGATACGGAAGGGAGCGGGAGGAGGATCACGGAGAGATCACCGTCAATCTGAACGGGCTGACGGTAAGGGGGCGGGTGGAAACCCTGCCGGGGAATTATGCTTCCTATTACGAGGCAGTGGTGGAGGCGATTTCCTCGAATCGTCCGGTCCCCGTCCCCCCCGAAGAGGCCCGGGACGTGATTCGGGTGATCGAATGCGCCATTCGCAGCGACCGGGAGAAGCGGGCAGTGGCATTCGGGCGGTCCAAGTAA